Below is a genomic region from Vicia villosa cultivar HV-30 ecotype Madison, WI unplaced genomic scaffold, Vvil1.0 ctg.000053F_1_1_2_unsc, whole genome shotgun sequence.
ATCAACTTTGTTTTTGCTAACAAGGGGTCTAGACCTATGATAATTGGGAAATAATTCATAATGCATATTCACATTAGGGTCAAGGAGTGGACTCATAAATGCGTGTGTTTCACCAGATATTTCAAGAGGCATCAatacctgagaagcatagattCTGCGTTTCTCTTCAAGATAGGGAGATTCTGGTACGTATTCCTGATTTCCCACTTGCAGTGGCTTTGAGATCTTCACGATTGGTTGAGAAGCATCTTCAAGTTGTGTTTGTTTGAGTTTTTGGTTACCGGGAGCCATTGAAGTTGAGTTTTTGTTGAAGAGAATGTAAAATCTTTGAACGGATTTGTGAAAGAGAAGATGTTATAGAACTTTTTATGgagaaagcaagaagaaaggtTTTGAAAGTGACAAGGATCACTATTTATAGGGACGGAAGTTATTCTCTTACAATTCTGAAATTTTATGGTTTAAAGTTAGTGGGAAACGCGTTTGACACTGATTGTTTGTCCAAGCGGTTGTATAGGTTTTAGCCTCACTCCTACTTATTAGGAGTAATGATTACCTTGATAGCGCATGTCTTGATGAGACGTTTGGAAAGAAACGTCATAATTATAATGACGCCATTAAGTTTTGGAAGATCAAAAGGTTAAAGCAGTCGAAATTTGTAGTGGCAAGAAATTTCTATTTCTACATTTCATTCGAAATAGACATTTAtcaggggcaatttgttagctggagatttcgacgaTCAAAATAAAGTTGTTAGACTGTATGTTTTGaagagaaaataagagagaatcaTGCAAAGATATTTCTTAGAGTTCCTTCGAGTAAGAGCTTTTTCTTTGTGTTGAGCTGAAGCTTCTATTGGAAAGTCTTCGAAATGTTTAAGGCAAGGATTGAAGATATTTGCAAAATATTTTAAAGGTTATACGCATTTTAATAAGTTACGTGGATCGTGTTTTGAAATTTTCGAGCGGGAgtatttgaatttcgaagtaattTGTTTAGCCAAAGAGACACGTGGAAGCAACGTGGAATTTCGTTAGAAAAAGactgttagggtcgaattagtataaatatgaGTCTTTTAATGTTAAaaggggtgttcattttgtacaaagttACTCAAAATTCTCAAGTACCAAGTGTGAGAGAAAGAGTTTGTTGAGAATGTACGTGTACCACCATTGTCATTCTAATATTGTTTTCGTTTTATTAGTGCAAGTCATTGACGTACTTTTCGTCAAGTTATGTCTTTTATATTTACAGTCGAAATCCTCTAAGTCTTTCTTTAAATTTTATTGTTACATACTCCATTATCTTCATATCAATTGTAAATTCGAATACATTTTTAGAATAGAGTCAAGAAGATGAATTTAATCACAAAGGCAGAATCACTTaggcacatgtcctaggatcaatcaaATCGATCATGTGATTTAccaaaaatatacataaaaatttagaagactagcggttgtttaacGTAAATCATTGTAAACAATGAGACACttttaagaatgaagaagaatggTTTAAAAATACTAATACACAAAAAGGGCAATAAATCATGTACGGCTACTACCAATATAGTGTACAAAGAGGTATTCTAAGTAAGGTAAACAGCTTTTTCTTTTACTTTGATTCTTCATTACTAAGACCATGTGCAATGGGTGTGTTTAGTTGAACTCAACATGCAAAATCTCTTCCAATGGGTGTTTAGAGTAGTGTTGAGTGTGAGGTGGAAGAGAGAggtgttgagaaaactcaacacaaTTGAGGCTGACGCAGGGGGGCATGTGGCTGTTTGTGATTGGCTGgccagatttttatccatttaatactttgaactcaattatttcgttgcaaattttttttttattttttattttaccaaaattcatgattttttttctctataaatagagacttggttcatttgatttggacacagaaaaaaaaaccaagtttttcacttgtgtgttgtattttaatttaatttaatatgatttgtatcgtatccaattatttaaataaattttgtttttattacaaaaaattaaaaaataaattgttaagtatttattattttaatttaattttaatcgataattgtaattttatgtaattataaaaataaaaataaaatttaaataagaatatcaaaataaaaagtggtggggtagggtgttgagtgaaaaaccattggaaaaggtaaaagttgaatgagtgttgagttattaggtggaagagagagaaaatgatgtgAAGTGTTGGAagttgaaaaagtgggtgttgagtgttgaaaccattgtaaatggtctaataTTAATCTTGActgtttcttttttgttgtttttatgaaCATTTAGTTAAGATAAATAGTTATACATTTTTAATTGATGAATAAATgtaaatgttttttatttcaaaatgtttgaTTTTGACATATCATAGTAATTCAAATGTAAGCCTTTGATAATTGGTATGTTTCATAATTGGTAAGATTTTACACTTTACTTTGTAGATTGTGTAATATGATCCTTGGTTAATTTATATGTATCTTTGAAATTAAAACTTTAGATTATATATTTTGCATTTTGAAAATTGGATTAACTCTGACGTATTTCTTCATGCAATTGTAGGATGAAAAAAAAATGGTTAGCATATTGCCAGAACGGTTAACTACAGGGTTGGAGCTACAAAATAAATTAGTTGACAACTTTTATTTTGTGCATTGTAACAATGTTTTATTTTGACATTTTGAAGGTAAGAAATCATAAATTTAGAACATAACAAAAGGAACATTTTCGCTTTTGATGAGTTTAgccatattttcattttgtttgaaAGTAATGATTGGATCAATGGATAATGGTATGCATTTAGTTCGTCTATGTTTGAAATTTTGTGAAAATTTAATGGACTGTAAAACATTTTTCTTAAGTGATAAATTATATATCGCGGCATGTAGATGGGAATTTCGACAGAGATGCGATAGTACTGCAATCTTACTAGTTTTATAGTAatatgtaaaataaaattaatatgtaaatttaattttatagttATTAATTTTACTGATGCATACTAATATGTAATATTTTGTCCAGATGTTTTGGATCATGTTAAATTGTACGATTGGCATTTCTTATGAGAAACTCTAACTCCATTGTTTAGGTCTCTTATGCACTACGTGCATTGTAAAAAAATTCCGTTGTTTCTGTATATGTACATtcgaaaatatgatttttttaaaaattggttttttttaggTATATCTACGGAAGCataaaaaacataatatacattgggaaaattcaaattattttagttCACTATATCTTCTGGAGATGTATATGAAATTTGTTAAAAACAGAGTGTTCTGTATATGTACCTACGGAACATtctgttatgttttgatgttccattttttaaaatcctaaaccctaagacATTAGAAAATAGTACACCAAAATAATACATCGTATACATCGCATAAATAAATTgcactataatttgatgttccatttttttaaatcctaaaccctaacctCTAAGACAATGGAAAATAGTACACCAAAAGAATACATTTGTATAAATTGAATTATAATTTGATAttccatttttgttaaaaaaatttaaatttagaatATTTCGTAAATATATCTATGGAACACTCTGTTTTTAACACATTTCattgatgcatctccgaaaaatttACTAAACTGAAATGATTTGCATTTTCTCAACGTTTCCTATATTTTTAACGCTTCATAGATGGACCTAAGACtaaactaaattttaaaaaaaaggtatTTCTATATGTATCTACTTTCACTATGCGTCTGAGAATGTAACGAGATATTCACTCATGCcttttagtaataaaattttGCTTTTTGgcgtttaaaaaaaattactaattcAGAATTGTATAGGAGTAATTGAAGTATGAAttgtaaccaaaaaaaataaaaaaaaaatatttgaagtaTGAATTATGAAAAGTTGCATGCGTAACACGAGGATAGCTATCAGCCACGAATCTAAGCTACCGATATCTGCCACGAATCTAAGCTACCGATATCTTGAATACTCTATATAACTAATCCAGCAGAGGCAACTAAAGTACCAAAACACATATACAAGAAACCATGAATCACGTTTTATCTCTCATCCTTTCCTTCCTCCTCTTCACTTTCATCGCAAACATTCCATCAAACAACGCTGCTCCTGCTTTTACTCCTTCACAAGTATTGGACACTGATGGTAACCCCATTACCCATGATGAAGAATACTTCATTTTTCCAGCAAATGGTAACCCTAATAGTGGAGGACTAAACCTAAGCCCTCTTTCAGAGTGTCCACTAACTGTAGCACAGTACGGTTTTGAAGTAGGGATACCAGTTAAGTTCACCATACCAGAAAGCACCAATGATAACATCTTAACAGCCACTAATCTTGAGATTGAGTTCGTCGAGAAACCTGACTGCGCTAAATCATCGAAATGGTTACTGTTTGTTGATAATTCTACTAAACAGAAACGTGTTGGTATTGGTGGTCCTGAAAACTATAACGGCGTTGAAACATTCGCTGGCAAGTTTTTGATAATGAAATATCGAGATGAAAGTTCTTATACTCTTGGATTTTGTTTCGATATTGGTGGTGAGTGTGGTCCTCTTGGACTGAATAAGTTCAATTCTGAAAAAGGTGTATCACCTTTGGTTTTGAGGTTTATCGATGATTTTCCTGTGGAATTCCTTAAGATTGGTTCTCTTTATCCTGATGCGGGTGATAAAAATGGTTCTCTTAATTCTGTTGCTGGTGATAAAATTGGTAATATGCGTTAGGTTTAGTTATGTTCTAATGAATAAGTGAAGTGATTtgtattagttttttaattaatacataattgcacctttgctttgtttgctttgtttgctttgttGTAGTTGAACATGGATTCAACTTTATTGTCTTTTCTTTGTTCTTGATGTTGCTTAAATTTGGGAGCCCCGTTCATCAAGCAAAATACATACATAATATAGGACTCCctcttgaaaaaaaatatttgtatcaagtTATAATATCaagaaattattaatattatttttctattatacttttaaatattttttttccatcTCATCAGTTATTTAAATTTAcatttttcatattattaatgatttatttaatttttttttatgaaattgattatattttttaaGACGTGTGAAAAATTCAAcacaacttataataaaaaattctaTGAAGCTTAAAAGAACTCATAATAAGATTTCACAACTTAAACTTACATATtaatatttcatttatattaaattttgtttttatttaaaatataacaaattataataattttaattaatattaaaataaagaaattttATAAGTAAATGAATAAGAAATCATTGTTTTCTTCCAACCTGGCAAGCCAACTAAAATTTGCAGATGGGAGTGGCTTACCAAGCAACTATACTTTTTTCACATGttaataaacctaaaaatataaaatttgtaaagGAAAAAACCAAAAAGcacatttaatataaatttttaataaaaacattttataatttttaagatAAGGTTTCTACATAAATTTTCAAATAACTAAAATTAGCATTTCTATTCTTAAATAATGACAAAatgattcttattattttaatatatttaatttgcatTTTCGAATAATTTTTGATTTGacataatgattattaatttATTCCGAATTTATATTTACCattgataaataaatatataattgaaCAATTGTATTGAATTTAGTCCGGTTGGTCAATATTAATACGTTGCTTTGTAGGGCACTGTTTGGAAAGTTTTGCAACACATATACCCCTCCCTTCTTTTTCtcaattatttaataattgaTGTTCTTGTATATAAtctaaatacattatttatttaataaatttaaaaagttaaaatttgcttataaacaCAAATGAAGGgaatacaatatatttttttgattttactgACACAATTAAATTGAACTTTGTGCAACACCCACCAATAATAGTGCTCTAATACGGTTATTATGTCATCTGATTATTTGATCAATCAATGACATTCCATTTGATAGgcacagtgttttaaaaaccggaccggacatcaaactggtgagggtattgggtcactggtttattggtcgaactatCGAGACACTTTTCGAACCGCATGATTAAATcgggttaaaccggataactcggttgaatagaccggtcgttataacaaaattatataggtataaaatctgtcgaaccggatgattcagtctcttcaaattataactagcacttaaattttttgaaaatatcatactataaataaattcacaagtttatagtttaaattcaaattttacacataggtatcacacacaataaaatagaatataattataaaatataattacaaacgaaagtttaatcgcaatataatctaattgaataatttataataaaataattccattgtctattaaatttaatttcaataaaaaaaagtgTTTCAATGTTggaatctccttcttcaatatcaaaattatcagtaacaaaatcaaccgcatctgaaataaattttttatttttatttatttttttattttttattttaatttttcattaaaatagtcaaaaagacattgttttaattttttaaaataaaaaataaaaaaataaagaaatgcaTTTAAACCGCCGGTTCACATAAACC
It encodes:
- the LOC131623139 gene encoding kunitz-type trypsin inhibitor-like 1 protein, translated to MNHVLSLILSFLLFTFIANIPSNNAAPAFTPSQVLDTDGNPITHDEEYFIFPANGNPNSGGLNLSPLSECPLTVAQYGFEVGIPVKFTIPESTNDNILTATNLEIEFVEKPDCAKSSKWLLFVDNSTKQKRVGIGGPENYNGVETFAGKFLIMKYRDESSYTLGFCFDIGGECGPLGLNKFNSEKGVSPLVLRFIDDFPVEFLKIGSLYPDAGDKNGSLNSVAGDKIGNMR